A DNA window from Acinetobacter sp. 10FS3-1 contains the following coding sequences:
- a CDS encoding S41 family peptidase, which produces MIKTQGKSVILACFLMCWSHSVWSAGPQEPAFDDMEMGHQTYAEIPVASIQEFVQIYGIVKDNYIEDKNDDALFQQAIQGLVSGLDRYSRYLSPEDYQQLRQYTEGDLASIDFDLEFNSQLKQWVVQGLRPDADSAKQGLRNGVTVYKIDDQALSSLNREQVRQLLSGAIGSTLSIQLSAQSPVIRLVRNIKVDTEIKSSLHHNQVLVLQVKVFQQDTANEIQRIIESYPASRLKAVLFDLRNNPGGLLSAAVESADLFLNQGIIVSTKSRSEGNQQFQALPSFEFQNLKVGILINNRSASAAEVFTAALKEHGRAWVVGEKSYGKGVVQKLFPLSNGAALQMTVSQYFSPSGRMIEGLGIQPHLTYPLGPEVREESYLDHVADLLLLQK; this is translated from the coding sequence ATGATTAAAACACAGGGCAAGTCTGTAATTCTCGCATGCTTCTTAATGTGTTGGAGTCATTCCGTCTGGAGTGCCGGCCCGCAAGAGCCGGCCTTTGACGATATGGAAATGGGCCATCAGACTTATGCGGAAATTCCGGTAGCCTCCATTCAAGAATTTGTACAAATCTATGGCATTGTCAAAGATAATTATATTGAAGACAAAAATGATGATGCCCTGTTCCAGCAAGCTATTCAGGGTCTGGTCAGTGGTCTGGACCGCTATTCACGTTATTTATCTCCCGAAGATTATCAACAGCTGCGCCAGTACACCGAAGGTGATTTAGCCAGTATTGATTTTGATCTGGAATTTAATTCCCAGCTCAAGCAATGGGTCGTACAAGGCCTTAGGCCAGATGCAGATTCTGCCAAACAGGGCCTGCGTAATGGTGTCACCGTCTACAAGATTGATGATCAGGCCTTAAGCAGCCTGAACCGTGAACAGGTACGGCAATTGCTGAGTGGTGCAATTGGGTCTACCTTAAGCATCCAGCTATCGGCACAAAGTCCGGTCATCAGGCTGGTCCGGAATATCAAGGTAGATACAGAAATCAAATCCAGTCTGCATCATAATCAGGTGCTGGTCTTGCAAGTGAAGGTATTCCAGCAGGATACTGCGAATGAAATCCAGCGGATTATTGAAAGCTATCCGGCAAGCCGTCTAAAAGCCGTCCTGTTTGATCTGCGCAATAATCCGGGTGGCCTGCTTTCAGCCGCAGTAGAATCCGCAGACCTGTTTCTTAATCAAGGCATTATCGTCTCGACCAAAAGCCGTTCGGAAGGAAATCAGCAGTTTCAAGCCTTACCAAGCTTTGAATTTCAGAATCTGAAAGTTGGTATTCTGATTAATAACCGCTCTGCTTCTGCTGCAGAAGTTTTTACCGCAGCCCTAAAAGAACACGGCCGTGCCTGGGTGGTGGGTGAGAAAAGCTATGGCAAAGGGGTGGTACAAAAGCTGTTTCCACTCAGTAATGGCGCAGCCTTGCAAATGACCGTCTCCCAATACTTCAGCCCGAGCGGCCGGATGATTGAAGGGCTGGGTATCCAGCCGCATCTGACTTATCCGCTTGGCCCAGAAGTACGTGAGGAGAGCTATCTGGATCATGTCGCAGACCTGCTGCTCCTGCAAAAATAA
- the gpmI gene encoding 2,3-bisphosphoglycerate-independent phosphoglycerate mutase, with protein sequence MADATAGKIPHVLVIMDGVGHREAVEDNAFLAAKRPNLTAIQDKHPHGLISGSGEDVGLPDGQMGNSEVGHMNLGAGRVLYQDFTRITKDIRTGAFFEHEVLVDAVEKAKASQGAVHILGLLSEGGVHSHEDHIVAMAELALKRGAQVYLHAFLDGRDTPPKSAQPSLEKLDALFAQYPGQGRIVSLIGRYFAMDRDNRWDRVEQAYRLLTEGEAIRTATTAVEGLELAYAAEESDEFVKATRIGDSVKIQDGDSVVFMNFRADRARELTRAFVEKDFAGFERQVLPSLSKFVMLTRYQATIDAPVAYMPEALVNSIGEYLSNLGKTQLRIAETEKYAHVTFFFSGGREDEYPGEKRILIPSPNVATYDLKPEMSAYEVTDELVAAIHSGEYDLLVVNYANGDMVGHTGVFDAAVKAVEAVDTCLGRVYAAVMAKNGHMIITADHGNVEQMQDYHSGQVHTQHTTELVPFIYVGPTSATIIEGGVLADVAPTLLNLMQLPVPAEMQGRNLIELHA encoded by the coding sequence ATGGCGGATGCAACTGCTGGCAAAATCCCTCACGTTTTGGTGATTATGGATGGTGTGGGTCATCGCGAAGCGGTCGAAGACAATGCGTTTTTAGCAGCTAAACGACCAAATTTAACTGCTATACAGGACAAGCATCCGCATGGTTTGATCTCCGGTTCTGGTGAAGACGTAGGTCTGCCGGATGGCCAGATGGGCAACTCTGAAGTCGGTCATATGAATCTGGGTGCTGGCCGGGTGCTGTATCAGGACTTTACCCGTATTACCAAAGATATCCGGACAGGTGCTTTCTTTGAGCATGAAGTACTGGTCGATGCTGTGGAAAAGGCCAAAGCAAGCCAGGGTGCGGTGCATATTCTGGGCCTGTTGTCTGAAGGTGGGGTACATTCTCACGAAGATCATATCGTCGCGATGGCTGAGCTGGCACTGAAACGTGGTGCCCAAGTCTATTTGCATGCCTTTCTGGATGGCCGTGATACGCCACCAAAGAGCGCACAGCCTTCTTTGGAAAAACTCGATGCACTGTTTGCTCAATATCCGGGCCAAGGCCGTATCGTCAGCCTGATTGGTCGTTATTTTGCCATGGATCGTGATAATCGCTGGGATCGAGTCGAGCAGGCTTATCGTTTGCTGACCGAAGGTGAAGCAATACGTACTGCTACGACTGCCGTTGAAGGTCTAGAACTTGCCTATGCCGCAGAGGAGTCGGATGAGTTCGTCAAGGCTACACGTATTGGTGACAGCGTGAAAATTCAAGATGGTGACAGCGTGGTGTTTATGAACTTCCGTGCGGACCGTGCCCGTGAATTAACGCGTGCCTTTGTCGAAAAAGATTTTGCCGGTTTTGAGCGTCAAGTGCTGCCAAGCCTGTCAAAATTCGTGATGCTGACCCGTTATCAGGCCACCATTGATGCACCGGTTGCCTATATGCCGGAAGCGCTGGTGAACTCAATCGGTGAGTATTTATCAAATCTGGGAAAAACCCAGTTGCGTATTGCTGAAACTGAAAAATATGCCCATGTGACGTTCTTCTTTAGCGGTGGCCGTGAGGATGAATATCCGGGTGAAAAACGTATCCTGATTCCATCACCCAACGTAGCGACTTATGACCTAAAACCAGAAATGAGCGCTTATGAAGTGACTGATGAACTGGTCGCAGCCATTCACTCCGGTGAATATGATTTACTGGTGGTGAACTATGCAAATGGTGACATGGTAGGCCATACGGGTGTATTTGATGCAGCCGTTAAAGCGGTTGAAGCCGTAGATACTTGTCTGGGGCGTGTGTATGCCGCTGTTATGGCAAAAAATGGCCATATGATCATCACGGCAGACCATGGTAATGTAGAGCAAATGCAGGATTATCACAGTGGTCAGGTACATACCCAGCATACCACTGAGCTGGTTCCGTTTATCTATGTCGGTCCGACCTCTGCAACGATTATTGAAGGCGGCGTACTGGCAGATGTGGCGCCGACCTTACTCAACCTGATGCAGCTTCCGGTTCCGGCTGAAATGCAGGGTCGTAACCTGATTGAGCTACATGCATAA
- the lptG gene encoding LPS export ABC transporter permease LptG produces MFARRIVAKHVTYTTAMAMLGATAVLSGLQVLFTYLGELGSLKEGYGAKEALYYVLWGAPNYLYEILPISALIGAVLGLGTLASNSELIVMRAAGVSLWRIVGWVMRSALLLVILSFALSEWVIPYTNEQAKMVKNSQKAAQLGEVRGYWTREGQRFIYINYANSQGQLSNVQMLDFDENYRLRGTLHASTGRFIQDGAWELKNTEQMDILANGNATLVNNAEQSLALALQPKYVHMVTIDPEDLAPSQLVSFMSYMHEYSQVPKTYQLAFWQKLGSPFALIALVVIACSFIFGPLRQQSMGFRLVIALFAGLSFFYLQDFLGYASLVYAPSPAWFVFIPILIMFGIGGYLLHRAR; encoded by the coding sequence ATGTTCGCACGTCGTATAGTGGCCAAACATGTGACCTATACCACCGCTATGGCCATGCTAGGAGCCACCGCAGTACTTTCCGGTCTACAGGTTCTGTTTACCTATCTGGGTGAGCTGGGTTCCTTAAAAGAAGGGTATGGAGCCAAGGAGGCTCTGTATTATGTCTTATGGGGTGCACCGAATTATCTTTATGAAATTCTGCCAATTTCAGCCCTGATTGGAGCGGTACTGGGCCTGGGGACATTAGCATCCAATAGTGAACTGATTGTGATGCGCGCCGCCGGTGTCAGCCTGTGGCGAATCGTGGGCTGGGTCATGCGTTCGGCACTTTTGCTGGTGATTCTGTCTTTTGCCTTAAGTGAGTGGGTGATTCCGTATACCAACGAACAGGCCAAAATGGTCAAAAATTCACAGAAAGCAGCGCAGCTGGGGGAAGTCCGCGGCTACTGGACCCGCGAAGGCCAGCGTTTTATCTATATTAATTATGCCAACTCGCAAGGCCAGCTCAGTAATGTGCAGATGCTGGATTTCGATGAAAACTATCGTTTGCGCGGAACCCTGCATGCCAGCACCGGCCGTTTTATACAAGATGGCGCCTGGGAGCTGAAAAATACCGAGCAGATGGACATTCTCGCGAATGGCAATGCGACACTGGTTAACAATGCTGAACAGTCATTGGCTTTGGCATTACAGCCGAAATATGTGCATATGGTGACAATTGACCCTGAAGATCTGGCACCCAGCCAGCTGGTAAGCTTTATGAGTTATATGCATGAATATAGTCAGGTGCCCAAGACATATCAGCTGGCATTCTGGCAAAAACTGGGTTCACCGTTTGCCCTAATTGCCTTGGTGGTGATTGCCTGTTCCTTTATCTTCGGGCCGCTACGCCAGCAATCCATGGGCTTTCGTCTGGTGATTGCCTTGTTTGCCGGTCTCAGCTTTTTCTATCTGCAGGACTTTCTGGGTTATGCCAGTCTGGTCTATGCACCATCTCCGGCATGGTTTGTCTTTATTCCCATTCTGATCATGTTTGGAATCGGCGGCTATCTCCTGCATCGGGCACGCTAA
- the lptF gene encoding LPS export ABC transporter permease LptF, translating into MIIRRYLVKQVVSTSLVVIALLTLIMMGGRLIKYFGVAAQGRLDAGILFSIIGYRLPEFLTLILPLGFFIGLILVFGRLYVDHEMAVLNGSGISRHQLARLLIPLTLVYLMAQGFLMLWASPWGIRQFEALTTSQAVRTGFDLVRPKEFISSGPYTIYAGDLSEDRKNLKDIFFYQRAEKEGKPDVMILAQEATRIEIPNDSANVVDLVQGRRYEIYPGTPQYTHAEFASYRLRIENDKEAELASDEVEALPTSQLWQKRDDPVVVSELGWRIFVPFAMVIALILAVGLSEVSPRQGRYLKLFPALMIFASLIVALMAVKTRISKNEMGIAAYPLILLAYAVGGALFSRKQKLAPKIKKQIQRVRS; encoded by the coding sequence TTGATTATTCGGCGTTATCTGGTCAAGCAAGTAGTATCGACCTCTTTGGTGGTAATTGCCTTATTGACCCTCATCATGATGGGGGGACGACTGATCAAGTATTTTGGTGTAGCTGCTCAGGGCCGTCTGGATGCAGGCATCCTGTTTAGCATCATTGGCTATCGCTTACCAGAATTCTTAACCCTGATTCTTCCCTTGGGGTTCTTTATCGGCCTGATTCTGGTCTTTGGGCGTCTTTACGTCGATCATGAAATGGCAGTATTGAATGGCAGTGGCATCAGCCGGCATCAGCTGGCGCGTTTACTGATTCCGCTCACACTGGTCTATCTGATGGCACAGGGCTTTTTAATGTTATGGGCTTCCCCTTGGGGAATTCGCCAGTTTGAGGCCTTAACCACCAGTCAGGCGGTACGTACCGGCTTTGATCTGGTGCGACCCAAAGAATTTATCTCTTCGGGGCCTTATACCATCTATGCTGGGGATTTATCGGAAGACCGGAAAAACTTAAAAGATATTTTTTTCTATCAGCGTGCGGAAAAAGAAGGCAAGCCGGATGTCATGATTCTGGCCCAGGAAGCAACCCGAATAGAAATACCCAATGATTCTGCGAATGTGGTCGATCTGGTGCAGGGGCGCCGTTATGAAATCTACCCGGGGACTCCGCAATATACACATGCCGAATTTGCCAGCTATCGTCTGCGGATTGAAAATGATAAAGAGGCAGAACTGGCCAGTGATGAAGTCGAGGCTTTACCAACATCGCAGTTGTGGCAGAAGCGTGATGATCCGGTCGTGGTCAGCGAACTCGGCTGGCGGATTTTTGTTCCATTTGCGATGGTGATTGCATTGATTCTGGCGGTGGGCCTGTCTGAGGTCAGTCCGCGTCAGGGGCGTTATCTCAAACTCTTTCCGGCACTGATGATTTTTGCCAGTCTGATTGTAGCCCTGATGGCGGTCAAAACCCGGATCAGTAAAAATGAAATGGGTATCGCGGCTTATCCTCTGATTCTACTGGCCTATGCAGTGGGCGGGGCACTGTTCTCGCGTAAGCAGAAGCTGGCTCCCAAAATTAAGAAACAGATTCAGCGAGTGAGGTCTTAA
- a CDS encoding leucyl aminopeptidase yields the protein MKLTINTSFPENGSSQSLLILVDAEQVQEITSHYPISQFDTLIEAAQFKAGLAESLSLINQLSQCHSAALIGLGKTAELQPAKLAKLAQTIIQSTQKKFKQISVDLTQLPQELHYLFALALTQANYGYDEYKSKKNEFILEQIDLITAQSALDSAQLQLIQAVQSGQNLARDLGNRPGNICFPEYLAEQAQALAAEYPDLLKVTVLDEQQMADLGMGAFLAVSKGSERPGRIISMEYQAERSEAPVVLVGKGITFDTGGISLKPGAGMDEMKYDMCGAASVLGTMRALCEARLPIHVVGTIAAAENMPSGKATRPGDIVTTMSGQTVEILNTDAEGRLVLCDTLTYVKQFNPALVIDIATLTGACVVALGSVLTGMFTPDNELAVELETAGQNTFDRVWRMPVLDDYQEQLDSPFADIANIGGPKAGSVTAACFLQRFTRDYRWAHLDIAGTAWNSGPNKGATGRPVPLLMQFLANRVQVNG from the coding sequence ATGAAACTTACAATTAATACGTCATTCCCAGAGAATGGATCAAGTCAGTCTTTGTTGATTTTAGTCGACGCAGAACAAGTTCAGGAAATAACGTCACATTACCCGATCAGTCAATTCGACACATTAATTGAAGCCGCTCAATTCAAGGCAGGCCTTGCCGAGAGTCTGAGCCTGATCAATCAACTGAGCCAGTGTCACTCTGCTGCGCTAATTGGACTGGGCAAAACTGCTGAATTACAGCCTGCTAAACTGGCGAAGCTTGCACAAACCATTATTCAATCCACGCAGAAAAAATTCAAACAGATTTCTGTTGATTTGACACAACTTCCACAAGAATTGCACTATCTTTTTGCACTGGCCCTGACTCAGGCCAACTATGGCTATGACGAATACAAGTCGAAGAAAAATGAATTTATTCTGGAACAGATTGACCTGATCACCGCACAAAGTGCCTTAGATTCAGCACAGCTGCAGCTGATTCAGGCGGTACAGAGCGGCCAGAATCTGGCACGTGATCTGGGCAACCGCCCAGGAAATATCTGCTTCCCGGAATATCTGGCAGAACAGGCACAGGCCCTGGCAGCGGAATATCCAGACTTGTTGAAAGTCACCGTACTGGATGAGCAGCAAATGGCGGATCTCGGGATGGGTGCCTTTTTGGCAGTCAGTAAAGGTTCGGAACGTCCGGGCCGTATCATCAGTATGGAATATCAGGCCGAACGTAGCGAAGCGCCTGTTGTACTGGTCGGCAAAGGCATTACCTTTGATACTGGCGGCATTTCACTTAAACCGGGCGCAGGCATGGACGAGATGAAATACGACATGTGCGGTGCTGCTTCGGTACTGGGAACCATGCGTGCCCTGTGTGAAGCCCGTTTACCGATTCATGTGGTCGGCACAATTGCTGCGGCTGAAAATATGCCATCCGGCAAAGCGACCCGTCCTGGCGACATTGTCACCACCATGAGTGGCCAAACCGTTGAAATTTTAAATACCGATGCAGAAGGCCGTCTGGTTCTGTGCGATACCCTGACCTATGTCAAACAGTTTAATCCGGCACTGGTAATTGATATTGCAACTTTAACCGGTGCCTGTGTGGTGGCGCTGGGTTCCGTGCTTACAGGCATGTTCACTCCGGATAACGAGCTGGCTGTCGAGCTGGAAACTGCTGGCCAGAACACATTTGACCGCGTATGGCGCATGCCGGTGCTGGATGACTATCAGGAACAGCTCGATTCACCATTTGCCGATATTGCCAATATTGGCGGCCCTAAAGCCGGTTCAGTCACCGCTGCCTGCTTCCTGCAACGCTTTACCCGTGATTATCGCTGGGCGCATCTCGACATTGCCGGGACTGCCTGGAACTCTGGTCCCAATAAAGGCGCGACAGGCCGTCCAGTGCCACTATTAATGCAATTCCTGGCTAATCGTGTTCAAGTGAATGGCTAA
- a CDS encoding DNA polymerase III subunit chi gives MAKVSFYLFEKSPERQVDSTCRLCRKILRQPERIWLYCADPALQQELDELLWSFDPVSFIPHGIEQPEAVVCISAQLPKQPGWIIFNFSPEALEPNAKFSHIIEIIENNEPAKQLGREKFKQYRHFGIQPQTYKL, from the coding sequence ATGGCTAAGGTCAGCTTCTACTTATTTGAAAAAAGCCCTGAACGACAAGTGGACAGCACTTGTCGTTTATGCCGCAAGATTTTGCGTCAACCCGAACGCATCTGGCTGTATTGTGCCGATCCTGCCCTGCAGCAGGAACTTGATGAGCTGCTCTGGAGCTTTGATCCAGTCAGCTTTATTCCGCATGGTATTGAGCAGCCTGAGGCTGTGGTCTGTATATCGGCACAGCTCCCCAAACAGCCGGGCTGGATTATTTTTAATTTTAGTCCGGAAGCACTTGAACCGAATGCGAAATTTAGTCACATTATTGAGATTATTGAAAACAATGAGCCGGCCAAGCAGCTGGGGCGTGAAAAGTTCAAACAATATCGCCATTTTGGTATTCAACCTCAGACCTATAAACTTTAA
- a CDS encoding VTT domain-containing protein: MLDFLLHLEQSLPLLLDQYGVWIYAILFLVIFAETGSVFFFFLPGDSLLIAIGALCSTTDLITLHSVGLLLFIASTLGYTVNYYTGRALGLKYFNEHSRFFKPEYIVKTNHYFMKHGGKTILIARFIPFVRSFGPFAAGSGHMNLMTFGLYNVVGGVLWISSLLGVGYILGNTAFMLADLF, translated from the coding sequence ATGCTCGATTTTTTACTTCATCTTGAACAATCCTTGCCCTTATTGCTGGACCAGTATGGGGTATGGATCTATGCGATTCTGTTCCTGGTGATTTTCGCAGAAACCGGCTCAGTATTTTTCTTTTTCCTGCCTGGCGATAGCCTGCTAATTGCCATCGGGGCACTGTGCTCGACGACGGACTTGATCACTTTACATTCTGTCGGTTTATTACTGTTCATTGCCTCCACTCTAGGATATACCGTTAATTACTACACGGGCAGAGCGCTAGGGCTGAAATATTTCAATGAGCATTCACGCTTTTTCAAGCCGGAATATATAGTCAAAACCAATCATTATTTTATGAAGCATGGCGGCAAGACTATCCTGATTGCACGTTTTATTCCCTTTGTGCGTTCCTTCGGGCCTTTTGCCGCCGGTTCCGGGCATATGAACCTGATGACCTTTGGCTTGTATAATGTGGTTGGCGGAGTACTCTGGATCAGCAGCCTGTTGGGGGTGGGCTATATTCTTGGTAATACCGCCTTTATGCTGGCTGACCTTTTTTAA
- a CDS encoding riboflavin synthase, with protein sequence MFTGIIESLGKVESLQSVGGDVRLRIQTDLDMSDVHLGDSIATNGICLTVIDWGENWYAADVSRESLNRTTLGQWKVGQPVNVEKAMLPTTRFGGHIVSGHVDAVGEITIVREDARSVYYEVTAPAEIAKYLAEKGSVTVDGISLTINHLRGSVISLNLIPHTAERTNIGTWKVGTKVNLEVDVLARYIERLLLGDKAAETTQQSKISMEFLAENGFLK encoded by the coding sequence ATGTTTACAGGTATTATTGAAAGTCTGGGCAAAGTTGAAAGTCTGCAAAGTGTCGGAGGTGATGTGCGTTTACGTATTCAGACCGATCTGGATATGTCGGATGTACATCTCGGTGACTCGATTGCCACCAATGGTATTTGCCTGACCGTGATTGACTGGGGCGAGAACTGGTATGCAGCAGATGTGTCACGTGAAAGCCTGAACCGGACCACACTGGGACAATGGAAAGTCGGACAGCCTGTGAATGTCGAAAAAGCCATGCTGCCAACCACCCGTTTTGGTGGGCATATTGTGTCTGGGCATGTCGATGCTGTGGGTGAAATTACCATCGTTCGTGAAGATGCCCGCTCGGTATATTATGAAGTGACGGCACCCGCTGAAATTGCCAAATATCTGGCAGAGAAGGGCTCAGTCACCGTTGATGGCATCAGTCTGACCATTAACCATTTACGTGGCAGTGTCATCAGCCTGAACCTGATTCCGCATACAGCTGAGCGGACCAATATCGGTACCTGGAAAGTCGGGACAAAAGTAAATCTGGAAGTTGATGTGTTGGCCCGTTATATTGAGCGTTTGCTGCTGGGAGATAAGGCCGCAGAAACCACCCAGCAATCAAAAATCAGTATGGAGTTTCTGGCTGAAAATGGCTTTTTAAAATAA
- a CDS encoding DNA adenine methylase, which yields MSSESTVYHKRRHAARTTDEYLFHQLVPYLGNKRRLLHLILEALESTGTLNRTDGRAPIFADFFAGSGVVSRLARQNGYRVIANDWEPYSHALNHAVLACTEAPAFKELGGYQKAIDYLNRLPEVKGWVTHNLCPRNDEIYDPSRDRLFFKRRNGMRIDAIRQQIATWQAQGAIDDVEMSALLAPLLYSASFVSNTSGVFKSFHHGWGGKTQTALERIESLLWLTPSRFCEDKKHQGPTAEMWCVDAQHLANQMSSFEVDVAYLDPPYNQHAYSSNYHVLNALTLWDQVDLPTPDTKGFKSGIDRAWRKERPSQYNSSKYAKEAYETLLATINARFILTSYSTDGNISATDLLQANLKRGRVTLLTQDVPRYRVSKQRQSERARVLEFIVITDTHAKSGPPIRQLLSQLHHYAELGGVDTTGVSTQLALW from the coding sequence ATGAGTTCAGAGTCTACGGTTTATCATAAACGTCGCCATGCGGCGCGTACCACCGATGAGTATCTTTTCCATCAGCTGGTTCCTTATCTGGGCAACAAACGCCGTCTGCTGCATTTAATTCTGGAAGCGCTTGAGAGTACAGGCACCCTAAACCGTACTGATGGCCGTGCTCCTATTTTTGCCGACTTCTTTGCCGGCTCTGGTGTAGTCTCACGTTTGGCTCGTCAAAACGGTTATCGGGTGATTGCCAATGACTGGGAGCCCTACAGTCATGCGCTGAATCATGCGGTGCTGGCCTGTACTGAGGCACCAGCGTTTAAAGAATTGGGTGGCTACCAGAAAGCCATTGATTATCTAAACCGTCTGCCCGAAGTCAAAGGCTGGGTGACGCATAACCTGTGTCCACGTAATGATGAAATTTATGATCCGTCGCGTGACCGTTTGTTTTTTAAACGCCGTAACGGGATGCGGATTGATGCGATCCGCCAGCAGATTGCCACCTGGCAGGCACAAGGTGCAATTGATGATGTCGAAATGAGTGCTTTGCTGGCACCACTATTATATTCAGCCAGTTTTGTCAGCAATACTTCCGGCGTATTTAAAAGTTTCCATCATGGCTGGGGCGGCAAGACCCAGACCGCACTGGAACGGATTGAATCTTTACTCTGGCTGACGCCAAGCCGCTTCTGTGAAGACAAGAAACATCAAGGGCCGACCGCTGAAATGTGGTGTGTGGATGCCCAACATCTGGCCAATCAGATGAGCAGTTTTGAGGTCGATGTGGCGTATCTGGATCCGCCGTATAACCAGCATGCCTATAGCAGTAATTATCATGTACTGAATGCGCTGACTTTATGGGATCAGGTCGATCTGCCGACACCAGATACCAAGGGCTTCAAGAGTGGTATTGACCGCGCCTGGCGTAAAGAACGCCCGAGCCAGTACAACTCTTCCAAGTATGCCAAAGAGGCGTATGAGACCTTGCTGGCTACGATTAATGCACGTTTTATTCTGACCAGTTATTCCACCGACGGGAATATCAGTGCGACTGATTTATTGCAGGCCAACCTGAAACGCGGTCGTGTGACTCTGCTAACCCAAGATGTACCACGTTATCGGGTCAGCAAGCAGCGCCAGTCAGAACGTGCACGCGTACTCGAATTTATTGTGATTACCGATACGCATGCCAAATCAGGCCCACCCATCCGTCAGCTGCTGAGCCAGTTGCATCATTATGCAGAGCTGGGCGGTGTAGATACAACCGGGGTCAGTACCCAGTTGGCCTTGTGGTAA
- the ribD gene encoding bifunctional diaminohydroxyphosphoribosylaminopyrimidine deaminase/5-amino-6-(5-phosphoribosylamino)uracil reductase RibD, translating to MTEFKQEQSWMHRAIELARQGQYSTKPNPNVGCVIVKDGVIVGQGFHPQAGQPHAEVFALREAGEQARGATAYVTLEPCAHYGRTPPCAKGLVEAGVAKVVVACPDPNPLVAGKGVQILQDAGIEVEVGIAQKEAHALNEGFLKAMASGMPYVRLKVASSLDGRTAMASGESKWITGTEARQDVQHWRAISGAVLTGIETVLTDDCQLNVRQLNGIDDMSTVVQPKRIILDRQGRLPLTAKILAQPDSVMVMGPFRQELADLGVLQLAVQPLKQLLAQLAGQYQIYDVLVEAGATLSTAFLQEQLVDELISYVAPTLLGRSARTMFNAEFSRMAEQLRFKLRDVTRFGEDVRFRLIPFQETL from the coding sequence ATGACTGAATTCAAGCAGGAACAGAGCTGGATGCATCGTGCTATTGAACTGGCGCGGCAGGGCCAGTATTCCACCAAACCGAATCCGAATGTTGGCTGTGTGATTGTGAAAGATGGGGTGATTGTCGGTCAGGGTTTTCATCCCCAAGCCGGACAGCCACATGCAGAGGTTTTTGCACTGCGCGAGGCTGGAGAGCAGGCACGTGGGGCAACCGCTTATGTGACTCTGGAGCCTTGTGCACATTATGGCCGTACGCCACCCTGTGCCAAAGGGCTGGTTGAGGCCGGTGTGGCCAAGGTGGTGGTGGCCTGTCCTGACCCGAACCCCCTGGTGGCAGGTAAGGGTGTACAGATCTTGCAAGATGCCGGCATTGAAGTGGAAGTGGGGATCGCTCAGAAAGAAGCCCACGCCTTAAATGAAGGTTTTCTGAAAGCCATGGCCAGCGGTATGCCTTATGTGCGCCTTAAAGTTGCCTCGAGTTTAGATGGCCGTACTGCTATGGCTTCCGGTGAATCGAAATGGATTACCGGAACCGAGGCGCGTCAGGATGTGCAGCATTGGCGCGCCATTTCTGGTGCGGTCCTGACCGGCATTGAGACTGTACTTACAGATGACTGCCAGTTAAATGTCCGTCAGCTCAATGGTATTGATGACATGAGCACAGTGGTTCAGCCAAAACGGATTATTTTAGACCGCCAAGGCCGTCTGCCATTGACAGCGAAAATTCTAGCGCAGCCTGACAGCGTGATGGTCATGGGGCCATTCCGTCAAGAGCTGGCTGATCTGGGTGTGTTACAATTAGCAGTACAGCCTTTAAAACAATTATTGGCTCAGCTGGCTGGGCAGTACCAGATTTATGATGTGCTGGTGGAAGCAGGGGCGACCTTATCTACGGCATTTTTACAAGAACAATTGGTTGATGAATTGATCAGTTACGTTGCACCCACCCTATTGGGCCGGTCTGCACGTACTATGTTTAATGCAGAATTCAGCCGTATGGCCGAACAACTCCGATTTAAGCTGCGCGATGTAACTCGCTTCGGTGAGGATGTGCGCTTCAGGTTAATTCCTTTTCAAGAGACACTATGA